A genomic window from Desulfovibrio gilichinskyi includes:
- the glmU gene encoding bifunctional UDP-N-acetylglucosamine diphosphorylase/glucosamine-1-phosphate N-acetyltransferase GlmU, whose translation MIHDLFACALVLAGGKGTRMHSEKPKVLKTLLGESMLYYVYNALRPSIGDEIFTIVGFGSEYVEDSFPQMKDRFVLQKEQLGTGHALQQGWDRIKSSGYEYCLVVNGDTPLISAKAVSNFLEAVKEDGADLSFVTITPHEPNQFGRVIRNKAGQVTAIVEAKDYDESIYGVASGEVNAGIYCLKISAIEELVFKLTNENKSGEYYITDLVDLAVERGMAVTAVGCGDSTKLMGINSPYELAKAESTLRLRIAEKWLRSGVILHNWESVVIGPRVTIKPGVEITGPCELYGETSIASGAVIKSHVVITDSSIDENAEIKAYSHLEDAKVGPQCSVGPYGRLRPGAVLEEGSKIGNFVEVKKAILGKGAKASHLTYLGDSEIGAGTNIGAGTITCNYDGKNKFKTIIGENAFIGSNTALVAPVTVGNGVLIAAGSTITKNVNDGDLAVARSRQVNISRTSQKS comes from the coding sequence ATGATACACGATTTATTTGCTTGTGCCTTAGTCCTTGCAGGAGGAAAAGGAACACGTATGCATTCTGAAAAGCCTAAAGTTCTTAAGACTCTTTTGGGCGAATCAATGCTATATTATGTTTACAACGCTTTGCGCCCATCCATCGGTGATGAAATATTTACAATAGTTGGTTTCGGCTCTGAGTATGTTGAAGATTCTTTTCCTCAAATGAAGGATCGGTTTGTTCTTCAAAAGGAGCAGCTTGGAACAGGGCATGCCTTGCAGCAAGGCTGGGACCGGATTAAAAGTTCCGGTTACGAGTATTGTCTGGTTGTAAACGGGGATACTCCGCTTATCAGTGCTAAGGCTGTCAGTAATTTTCTTGAAGCAGTTAAAGAAGACGGTGCGGACTTGTCATTTGTTACAATCACCCCTCACGAACCTAACCAGTTCGGACGGGTCATTCGTAATAAAGCCGGTCAGGTTACGGCAATTGTAGAAGCCAAAGATTATGACGAGTCCATTTACGGAGTTGCCAGCGGTGAAGTGAATGCCGGAATTTACTGCCTTAAAATTTCTGCGATTGAAGAATTGGTGTTCAAGCTTACCAATGAAAACAAAAGCGGTGAGTATTATATTACTGATTTAGTTGATCTCGCGGTTGAACGCGGGATGGCTGTTACTGCCGTCGGTTGTGGAGATTCTACTAAACTTATGGGCATCAATAGTCCGTATGAGCTTGCAAAGGCAGAATCAACTCTTAGACTGAGAATTGCAGAAAAATGGTTGCGCTCCGGAGTAATACTTCATAATTGGGAGTCAGTAGTGATCGGCCCACGCGTAACCATCAAGCCGGGAGTGGAAATAACCGGCCCGTGCGAGCTTTACGGTGAAACTTCAATTGCATCCGGCGCAGTAATTAAATCTCATGTTGTAATAACTGATAGCAGTATTGATGAGAATGCAGAAATTAAGGCGTACAGCCATCTTGAAGATGCGAAAGTCGGACCTCAGTGTTCTGTCGGTCCATATGGACGTCTTCGTCCAGGGGCTGTACTTGAAGAAGGATCAAAGATAGGTAATTTTGTTGAGGTGAAAAAGGCTATCCTTGGAAAAGGAGCAAAAGCCAGTCATCTTACCTACCTCGGAGACAGTGAAATCGGGGCAGGAACAAATATCGGTGCAGGGACGATTACCTGCAATTACGACGGAAAAAATAAGTTTAAAACAATTATCGGTGAAAATGCTTTTATCGGCAGCAACACAGCTCTAGTGGCTCCTGTTACTGTCGGGAACGGTGTGCTTATAGCAGCCGGATCAACTATTACTAAAAATGTGAATGACGGTGATTTAGCTGTTGCTAGATCAAGACAGGTCAACATTTCCCGGACTTCTCAGAAGTCTTGA
- a CDS encoding cell division protein ZapA: MPRYTIPVLGLEISFKTDADKIRIEAAKDVLEDRFGELTRGGKDVSREKLLTCLALSLADDYLENSRKLEMMEEKINALLEK; encoded by the coding sequence ATGCCTCGTTACACTATACCGGTTCTCGGCCTTGAAATATCGTTCAAGACTGATGCGGACAAAATAAGAATAGAAGCCGCAAAGGATGTGCTTGAAGACCGGTTCGGTGAACTTACTCGAGGCGGAAAGGATGTGAGCAGGGAAAAGTTGCTGACTTGTTTAGCCCTGAGCCTTGCTGATGACTATCTTGAAAACAGCCGCAAGCTAGAAATGATGGAAGAGAAGATAAACGCGCTATTAGAGAAGTGA
- the rny gene encoding ribonuclease Y has product MVGDFFLILLGMALGAAGGYALHRYVNSKRIADSQGLADRIVQEARKEAEAMKKELRLQAQAEVYTLKKEQENEFKEIERGLKKQEERLQEKEERLEKKLETVAAKESEVLALEKRMIKQEKKLEELREGLERRKDEHERKLQEVSGLTVEEAREKLMTEIESRTRHEAGKMVRAIEMEAKEEGSRKARKILALAIQRYSGDYINEQTVTAVGLPSEDMKGRIIGREGRNIRALEAATGVDLIIDDTPETVVLSAYSPLRREIAKQALERLIHDGRIHPARIEDVVAKVEQEMDVKLREIGEQATFDVGVHGIHPEIVKLLGQLQYRTSYSQNVLQHSLEVAFLCGIMAAELGMDEKIAKRAGLLHDIGKAVDHEIEGPHAVIGADLAKKHGESKEIIHAIQAHHEDIPPQSILATLVQAADSLSGARPGARKELLENYVKRLEELENVATGFEGVSKAYAIQAGREIRVMVDAEKVTDDNTHMLCKDIATKIENNMTYPGQIRVTVIRERRSVGYAK; this is encoded by the coding sequence ATGGTTGGGGATTTCTTTCTAATATTATTGGGAATGGCCCTGGGTGCCGCAGGCGGATATGCCCTGCACCGATATGTGAATTCTAAGCGTATAGCAGATTCACAAGGGTTAGCTGACAGGATTGTGCAGGAGGCTCGTAAAGAAGCCGAAGCCATGAAAAAAGAACTCAGACTCCAAGCTCAAGCTGAAGTATATACTCTCAAAAAAGAGCAGGAAAATGAGTTTAAAGAAATTGAACGCGGCCTGAAAAAACAGGAAGAGCGTCTTCAGGAAAAAGAAGAGCGTCTTGAGAAAAAGCTTGAAACTGTAGCAGCAAAAGAGTCTGAAGTACTGGCTCTTGAAAAGCGCATGATCAAGCAGGAAAAGAAACTCGAAGAACTTCGTGAAGGCCTTGAAAGAAGAAAAGATGAGCACGAGCGCAAATTGCAGGAAGTTTCAGGGCTGACTGTTGAAGAAGCTCGCGAAAAGCTCATGACGGAAATAGAAAGCCGGACTCGCCACGAAGCCGGGAAAATGGTTCGTGCGATTGAAATGGAAGCAAAGGAAGAAGGCAGCCGCAAAGCTCGTAAGATTCTTGCTCTTGCTATTCAGCGTTACTCCGGTGACTACATTAATGAACAGACAGTCACAGCTGTCGGTTTGCCTTCAGAAGACATGAAAGGACGTATTATCGGGCGTGAAGGTAGAAATATCAGAGCTCTCGAAGCCGCGACAGGAGTTGATCTTATTATTGATGATACTCCTGAAACCGTTGTCCTTTCCGCATACAGCCCGCTTCGCCGTGAAATAGCAAAACAGGCTCTTGAAAGACTTATTCATGACGGTCGTATCCACCCTGCCCGCATCGAAGATGTTGTTGCTAAAGTTGAGCAGGAAATGGATGTTAAGCTTCGGGAAATCGGTGAACAGGCTACATTTGATGTAGGTGTTCACGGTATTCATCCTGAGATTGTAAAACTTCTCGGACAGTTGCAGTACAGAACCAGTTATTCTCAGAATGTACTTCAGCATTCACTCGAAGTTGCGTTTCTTTGCGGCATTATGGCTGCGGAACTCGGAATGGATGAGAAGATTGCTAAACGTGCAGGTCTGCTTCATGATATCGGTAAAGCTGTTGACCATGAAATCGAAGGTCCTCATGCTGTAATCGGTGCTGATCTTGCTAAAAAACATGGTGAATCCAAAGAGATTATCCATGCGATTCAGGCTCATCATGAAGATATTCCTCCTCAGTCAATTCTGGCAACACTAGTTCAAGCTGCAGACAGCCTTTCCGGAGCACGTCCCGGAGCAAGAAAAGAACTTCTCGAAAACTACGTTAAGCGTCTTGAAGAACTTGAAAATGTTGCTACCGGATTTGAAGGTGTATCAAAAGCATACGCAATTCAGGCCGGTCGCGAGATCAGAGTTATGGTCGATGCTGAAAAAGTTACCGATGATAACACTCATATGCTCTGTAAAGACATTGCTACTAAGATTGAAAACAATATGACCTATCCAGGTCAGATTCGAGTAACCGTTATACGCGAACGTCGTTCCGTAGGTTATGCTAAATAG
- a CDS encoding TIGR00282 family metallophosphoesterase, producing MRILFLGDIFGRPGRKGIALKLTDLRKKLSLDLIVANGENASSGVGLSLKNAKELLECGIDVLTSGNHIWKFQNLYSYLNSCDRIVRPANVAEGAPGRGWTSFRIREGLSIAVVNLQGRTFMSACECPFRCADKVLEEIPPEIKIILVDFHAEATSEKQCLSRYLDGRVSAVFGTHTHVQTNDAKILENGCGYITDAGMCGPVDSCLGLAAGPVIKRFVTGLPQKWRVAGGPVELQGVLLEVDEVTGKTVSIDAWKTDQIIGC from the coding sequence GTGCGGATTCTTTTTCTCGGTGACATATTCGGCAGACCCGGACGCAAGGGTATTGCACTAAAACTGACTGACCTCCGAAAGAAGCTCAGTCTTGATCTTATTGTGGCCAACGGAGAAAACGCTTCATCCGGGGTAGGTCTTTCTCTTAAAAATGCTAAAGAGCTTCTCGAGTGCGGGATTGATGTTTTAACATCCGGAAATCATATCTGGAAATTCCAGAATTTATACTCGTATCTTAATTCCTGCGATAGAATCGTCAGGCCTGCCAATGTTGCTGAAGGTGCTCCCGGGAGAGGCTGGACTTCTTTTCGAATACGGGAAGGGTTATCGATAGCTGTTGTGAATCTTCAAGGTAGAACTTTTATGAGCGCGTGCGAATGTCCGTTTCGCTGTGCTGACAAAGTGCTTGAAGAGATCCCGCCTGAGATAAAGATAATTTTAGTAGATTTTCATGCTGAAGCAACGTCTGAAAAGCAGTGTCTCAGCAGGTATCTGGATGGTCGTGTTTCGGCTGTTTTCGGAACGCATACTCATGTTCAGACCAATGATGCGAAAATACTTGAAAACGGGTGCGGGTATATCACGGACGCAGGGATGTGCGGTCCTGTTGATTCGTGCCTTGGACTTGCCGCCGGACCAGTGATCAAACGATTTGTGACAGGATTACCCCAGAAATGGCGTGTTGCCGGTGGCCCTGTTGAACTGCAAGGCGTTTTACTTGAGGTTGATGAGGTAACTGGAAAAACTGTTTCCATTGACGCTTGGAAGACAGATCAGATTATCGGATGCTGA